In Chloroflexota bacterium, the genomic window CGGCCTGCTGCTCGGCGTGCCGATTGTGCTGGCTAACCTGATCGAGCCGGCACTCGGCCTGCTGGCCGATACGGGAAAGCGGCGCGTGCTCATCGTCGGCGGCGGTATCGGGTTCGCGCTGGCGCTTGCGCTGGTCGGCGGCGCGCAGTCATTCATCGCCTTGCTGATCGGTTTCGTGTTGCTCAACCCGTCGAGCGGCGCGTTCGTCAGCCTTTCACAGGCCGCGCTGATGGACCTGCACCCCGCGCGGCGCGAGCCGATGATGGCGCGCTGGACGGTCGCCGGCTCGCTCGGCGTGCTGGGCGGCTCGCTGGCGTTGTCGGCGGTCGCGGCGCTGCGCGGCGACTGGCGACTGCTCTACTTCGCATTCGCCATGGCCACGCTCGGGATGGTCGCTGTGCTGTGGCCGCAGCGCGCTCTGCGCGGCGGGACCGGCGGTGAACCATCAGGCAGCCTGCGTGACGGCCTGCGGGCGCTGCGCACCGCCGTGCGCGACCGGCGCGTGCTGCGCTGGCTGGCATGCCTCGAACTGGCCGACTTGATGGGCGACACGCTGCTCGGCTTCACCGCGCTCTACTTCGTGGACGTAGCCGGTGTGGACGAGGCACAGGGCGCGCTGGCGGTGACGGTGCTGACCGGCGAATGGCTGGCCGGCAACGTCGCGCTTATACCCCTGCTGGAGCGCGTGCGCGGACTGACGTACCTGCGCGCCAGCGTGCCGCTCACGCTCGTGCTGTACGCGGCGTGGCTCGCAGCGCCCGAGATCTGGCTCAAGTACGTCCTGCTGGGCGCGGTCGGGCTGGCGGCGTCAGGCTGGTACGCAGTCATCAAAGCGAACCTGTACGGCGTGCTGCCGGAGCGCTCCGGGTTGGCGATGGCGCTGGCCGCGCTGTCAGGCGTGCTGGCCGGGTTGGTGCCCGGCGTGCTCGGCTGGGTGGCGGAGCAGTACGGCCTGCCGTGGGCAATGGCGCTGCTGGCGCTGGGGCCGCTCGGCCTGCTGATGTTGCTGCCGCGCGGCGAGTCGGCGGCGGGCGGCACAAATGACGGTATAATATCGCGCGGAGGATAATGATCTATGGCTGTGGATATCCAGGTCTTCAGCGACTTTATCTGACCGTACTGCTACATGGCGCATTCCAGTTTGGAACGCTTAAAGCAGGCGCGCGATGTGCGCGTGCGGTGGATGTCATACGAACTGCGCCCGGAGCGCGAGTACACGCCCGAGGAGCAGCAGGCCATGGCGGCCTACAAGCAGAAAGTGGCGGCCGGCTGGCCGCGCGTCGTCGCGATGGCCGAGACGTACGGGCTCAAGTTCGGCGCGCGCAACGCGAACAGCAAATCACGGCTGGCGCTCGAAGCGGCCAAATTCGCGGAGGATGCCGGTCGTGACGCGGAGTACGTGCCGCTGCTGTTCAGCGCCCACTTCGTCGAAGGCCGCGACCTGAGCGATCGCGCCGTGCTGGTCGAACTGGCGCAGGCTGCCGGCATGGACGGCGCCGCGCTCGACCAGGCGCTGCGGGCGCGCGATTACAAGACACGCGTCGAGCAGGAATTGGCGCTCGGCTTCATGTATCGCTTGAGCGGCGTGCCCGCCTTCATCATCGGCAGCAAATACCTCGTCACTGGTGCGCAGCCGCTCGAATTGCTCACGCAGGTCGTGGACAAGTGCATCGCGGAGGGCGCGACGGTCTGAAGTGGCGTCAACCCGATCCACAAATGAATACGCCAATTACGTAATTGTTTACCGGGCCAGACGGCCTGAGCGCAGGGCGTCCATCGGAAAAAAAGTCGGATTGCCGTTGGCTGACGAATGGTGTATGGTAGCTGTGTGATGACGATGGACAGGTTGACGAAGCAAATGGCTGAATTGCGGGAGCTGGTCACGCAGCAGGCTGCCACCATCGCCCAGCAGGCCGCAGACCATTGTCGCGCTGGCGCGGCTCGGCGCGGAGGTCGATGTGAAGAACGCGTACGGGTTCCTGATCGACGAGCGGGTCGTTCGGCCGTGGACCACGCCGGGCGGTGCGGCCGTGCAGTTGCCCGACCCGGCCAAAGTGCAGGCGGGCGTGAAAAACCTGTGGAGCGGCTCGTCGCTGACCAGCGCCATCAAACGCCCGGCCACGATGGGCTGCCCGAAGTAGACGAGGCGGCAAGCACGTTGACATGACGATGCCCCTCGATGAGTCGGCCGGCGAGCGTGCTGCCGGAGAGGGTACGGGGGGAAGAGGGAAGGCGCAGAGGCATCACTGCCGGTCGAACGTTGTTGCACCCACATGAGGATTACAAGGAGGACTGCATGAGCGTCAGTGGAAAGTATGCTGCGCTGCATCGTTGGTTAAAGGCACAACCGGCCGGCAAATCACGGGTGGAAATGAGTTTCAAACGCATCGAGGAGATCCTGCAAGCCCAATTGCCGCGCTCAGCATATGACTACGACGCATGGTGGCGTGATGCAAGCGAGGGAAGCAGTCACGTGCAGGCGAGGGCATGGCTGGACGCTGGTTGGCGGATTACTGCTCTCAATCGAAGCAACGGAAGCGTAACCTTCACTCGCGGCTAGGGCATTTCGTATGATTTTTGACACAGCGGAAGTTAGGCAACTTTGCGAGAAGCATCGCGGCGAGGAGGATTTTCGCGTTCCGAAGATCGTCTTTCTGGCTCGCTCAGATAGCGTCGCGGGCGAGCGAGAGTATATCGAGCGTCTGGCCGCACTTGTTGACGAAGAGAAACGCATAGAATGGGTTAATAGCCTAACAGCGCCTGATGATGGGAAGCATCTAGGTGCTTGGTTTGAAATAATGCTGTTTGGCTTGCTGCAAGAATTGGGTCCAGTGGAAGTCCAGCCAGATATCGAGGGTGACTCGCCCGATTTTCGTTTTTCGGCCGGCACACAGAACGTAATGCTCGAGGCTCGCGCCGTGATACGCTCCGCTACAGAGAAGACGCACGATATCCGTACAAGTGAGATCTTGTCAGCGCTGCGTACAATCAGGCGTCCGTTCCTTGTTCGCGTTAGGGGACTGGTTATAGGAAGTGGTGCCCTTGAAAAGGAGAAGTTTCTCGGTACTGTGAGGGACTGGCTCGACAACTATCCAGCGCAGCCCATCCAGTTCCAAGACTCGGGTGGCAACCGAGTGGTGTTGCTCGCAGACCCGATGCCTGAATTGACACAGGTCGTGACCGTTGGGCCCACTACACGGGGCACGGTCAGCGGCGAGGTAATCCGAAATCCGCTAAAGAAGAAAGCGGGGCAGCACCAGAACTTGCGTAAGGCGGGTCATCCATACGTCGTTGCCATTCTGCTCGAATCTTGGCAATTGACGGCAGAAGAAGTTGTTGAGGCCTGGTTCGGGAAACAACAAACAGTGATCAATGCCGAAACTATGCAAGTCATCGAGCAGACATTTGATAGATCCGGATTGCATTTCTTCGGATCCGAGATTCATCACACCTCAGTGAGTGGCACACTTGTGTTTCGCAAAGAATACGCTGCGAGACTCCGTCGACATACGCTAAGGGCGTGGTTCGTTCAGAATCCATTTGCTACCGTGCCAATCCCACTGTTATCTCTCCCAATTGTGTCGAGCTACGTCGTCACAAGACGAAATTCAACCGGCATTTGGATGGGATGGGTTTCGGCTGAGCCCAGCTAAAACATGACCACCCCATCTTCCACCATCGTCCCACGTCTCTGGAACTCCTGTAACGTCCTGCGCGACTACGGTATGTAGCACGGCTACTATTCCGTGGCCAATACGCCTGTCTATTTCTGGTGATGCATCGCGAAATCACTCACCGACCACATGTGCCAGGTACCCACACCACAGCAGTACGAAAGGACATACCACCATGATCGAGAAGATGCCCCGCGCGCGCATCGCGCACCTCCCGACGCCGCTGGATGAGGCGTCGCGCTTGTCGGCCGCGCTCGGCGGCCCGCGCATCCTGATCAAGCGCGACGACATGACCGGGCTCGCCTTCGGCGGCAACAAGACGCGCAAGCTGGAGTACCTGATCGGCGATGCGCTGCAGAAAGGCGCCGACTCCGTCTACACCGCCGGCGCGCCGCAGTCGAACCACTGCCGGCAGACGGCCGCCGCCGCGCGCAAGGCCGGCCTGCGCTGCGTGCTGTTCTTCATGCCGGGGCACCACGACGAGCCGCAGGGCAACGTCCTGCTCGACTACCTGCTCAAGGCCGAGATCGTCCACAGCGAAGCCGAAAGCGCGGACGCGGTGCTGGCGGAGATGAATGCGTTGGCCGAGAAGGAGAGGCAGCAGGGCCGCAAGCCGTATATCGTGCCGGTCGGCGGCTCGAACGGCGTCGGCACGCTCGGCTACGTCAGCCTGGTGCTCGAGCTCGCCAACCAACTGTTCGAGCGCGGCATCAGTGTCGATCGCGTCTACTTCTCATCGGGTTCCGGCGGCACGCAGGGCGGGCTGCTGCTCGGCAAGCGGCTGTACCACGCCCCCTACCGGCTGATCGGCGTCAGCCCGGGCCGCGACGCGGCCGGTGTCACCGAGAACGTGGTGCGCACCGCCAACGAGGGCGCGCAGGTGCTGGGCGCTCCGACCAAGTTCAGCGCCGCCGACGTCGAGGTGTACGACCAGTTCACCGGCCCGGCCTACGGCGTGCCGACGCCGGAATCGCAAGAAGCGATCCGGCTGTTCGCCGAGACCGAGGGCGTCATCCTCGATCCGGTCTACACGGCCAAGGCCGCCGCCGGCATGATCCACGATATCCGCAGCGGCAAGATCGGCAAGGACGAGACGGTGATGTTCATCCACACCGGCGGCATGCCCGCGCTCTTCGCCTATCACGCAGAGACGATGAGCGCCCTCCGCGCCGGCTAACGCGAATCTAGACTCACCACAGAGGCACAGAGACACAAAGAAATCTTGGTTTGTCTCTGTGCCTCTGTGTCTCTGTGGTGGCCCGTCTTCAAGGCGCGACGGGGTAGCGGTACGCCTTGGCGGGGTAGCCAAAGCCGCCCACCTCCCACACGATGCGGCTATCGCGGTCGATCTCGATGACCCGGTAGTTCCCGCCGTCCGCGATCAGCGTATTCCCGCCCGCCAGGCGCACGGCGGAGTACTGGTTGCGCACCACGCCCGGCGCGACCTCCCACACAATCTCCCCCGCCGAGTTTAGCTCCACCACGCGGCTCAATGCGCGAATCGAGACGAGCGTGTTGCCATCGTCCAGCCGCTGGCAGTAGACCGGTCCCAGCGCATCGAACAGCGCGGGCGTTTGCGGCCCGAGGCCACCCACGGCCCACACCTCGCGCCCGGCCGCGTCCACCTCGAACACCCGGTTCGTGCCGGCATCGGCGATCAGCGTGCGGCCGTTCGCCAGCCGCTCGGCTTTCCACGGCCAGCGCAGCGGCAACAGCGCCCACACCTCGCGCCCCGCCGCGTCGAGCTCGCGCACGAAGCCGGGCACGTCGTCGTCCCAGCCCGCGACCAGCAGGTGCCCGTTCGGCAGGCGCTGCAGACTGCACGGATAGCCTCCGACCGGAAAACGCTCCACGACCGTGCCGTCCGCCGCGACGCGCCAGACCGCCCGCGCGCGGATGATATTGACGTACCATGTGCCATCGCCGGCCGGCGCGGCATCGTACGGCATCTTCAGTGTGCCGATGTCCAGCAGCGTTTCGCCGGACGCGCCGATATGCACGATGCGGCCGGGCGGCTCGTCGTCGTTGCCGACCATGCGCCCCGGAATCTCGTCCACGATCAGCGTCGTCCAACCCGATGTCGCCATGCGCGATGTCATGTGTGCCTTCCCCGTTCGATCCACATGCTATTCGCGTTCATTCGCGTTATTCGCGGATCGATCTTCTGCTTTGTGCCTTTGTGTTGTCTGTTGTTTCGTCCTGCTATGATACCCGCAACCCGGCAGAAAGCCCCAGGCGCGGCGCGTTTCATGCTATAATCGCGGGTGGCCGCTGTCGCGTGCCGCCCCATGCCTATGGATGACCGCGCCGCCATTGCCGAAACCAACCGCAACTTTTACCGCGCTCTGCGCGGCCAGGACATGCGCATGCTGGACCAGGTCTGGTTGCATGCCGACTGGGTCGCCTGCGTCCACCCCGGCGCGGCGCAGGTCACCGGCTGGCAGGCGGTGCGCGACTCCTGGGTGCGCATCCTGACGCGCGGCCCGCTGCCGGTCCTGCCCACGCAGGTTATGATCCACGTCGAGCGCGACCTCGCCTGGGTGACGTGCGTCGAGAACATCACCATGCCGGGCGAACCGCTCTGGCAGACCGCCGCGATGCAGGCCACCAACCTTTTCCAGCGCAACGGCGATGAGTGGCGCATGATCCACCATCACGCGTCGCCTCTCCCCAACGCCGACGAGGCCGCCGGGCGCTCTATGAATTGACGGAATGTTATGGCACTGAACGTATTGATGTTGTCTTCGGAAATCTTCCCGTTTGCCAAGACCAGCGGCGTCGCCGACGTGGTCGGCTCGCTGCCGCCCGCGCTCAGGGCGCTCGAGATCGACGTGCGGCTGGCGATGCCGCGTTACAGCGTCATTCCCGCCGCCTCGTTCAATCTGCACGACGTGCTGCCGGCGTTTGACGTGCCGCTCGACGGGCGGCGCGACAAGGCATCGATCGCGCAGTCCGCGATCGGCGACGTGCCGGTCTACTTCGTGGACAACCCGCGCCTGTACCGCCGCGACGGCATCTACATGTACGCCGACGACGCCGAGCGCTTCATCTTCTTCTGCCGTGCCGCGCTGGAGATGTGCCGCCAGCTAAACTGGCGCCCCGACATCGTGCATTGCCACGACTGGCAGACGGCGATCGTGCCGAACTGGCTCAAGACGCTCTACGCCGACGACCCGTTCTTCCAGAACACCGCCAGCGTTTACACGATCCACAACCTGGCGTACAAAGGGCTGTTCGGCACGCGCGTGCTGGAGATCGCCGGACTGCCCGCGCAGGACTTCGTCGCGCACCCCAACGTCACGCCCGACCCGGAGTACCCGGTTGACTTCATGGCGCGCGGCATCTACTTCGCCGATGCGATCACGACCGTCAGCGAGCGCTACGCGCGCGAGATTCTCACCCCCGAGTACGGCGAGGGACTCGACCCGGTGCTGCACTCGCGGCAGGAGCACCTGTTCGGCATCCGCAACGGCATCGATTACGCGCGCTTCAACGCCGCCGCCGACGCCACGCTGGCGCAGACCTACGACGCCGACTCGCTCGACCGCCGCGCCGCCAACAAGGCCGACCTACAGCGCACGCTGGGCCTGCACATCGACCCCGAGGCGCCGCTGCTGGCGATGCTCTCGCGCCTGAACGACCCGAAAGGCGTTTACCTGTTGCGCGACGTGATCGAGCGTATCCTGGCGCTCGGCGCGCAGTGCGCGCTGATGGGCACCGGCGACGACGCGCTGCAGTCGTACTTCACGAACCTGCAGGAGCGCTATCCTGGCCGCGTCGCCTATGCGCCGACGTTCAATGAGGCGCTGTCGCTCAAGCTGTTCGCCGGCAGCGACATCTACCTGATGCCGTCGCGCTTCGAGGCGGCCGGCACCAACCAGCGTATCGCGCTGCGCTTCGGCGTCGTGCCGGTCGTGCACGAGACGGGCGGCCTGGCCGACAGCGTCACCGACTTCAACCCGCGCACCGGCGCCGGCAACGGCTTCACCTTCCGCGACATGGACCCCTGGGCGCTGTATACGGCGGTCGTGCGCGCCATCGAGACGCGCAAGCACCGCGTGGCCTGGCGACAGTTGCAGCGCAACGGTATGGCCTCTGACCTCTCGTGGACCGGCCCGGCGCAACGTTACGCCGACGTGTATCGATGGGCGCTGGACAAGAAACTCGCCGGGCAGCGCCAGCAACAGGCGCTGGCCGCCGATATCGAGCGCACCGCGCGCGTGATCGCGCAGTTGCCGGCACGCATCGGGCGGCTCGGCGAGCTGGCGTACAACCTCTGGTGGACCTGGCAGCCCGAAGCGCAGACGCTCTTCGCCCAGCTCAGCACGGCACTGTGGGACGAGTCGACGCATAACCCGATTCGCGTCCTGCGCGCGGTGACCGGCGAGCAGATGGCCGCGGCCGCCACCGACCCGGTCTATCTGGCCGCGTATGATCGCGTGATGAAGCAGTTCGACGC contains:
- a CDS encoding MFS transporter, with the translated sequence MRPALGLTVLLLAVELLDELVFGAQGAALPLIRDDLHLSYEQIGLLLGVPIVLANLIEPALGLLADTGKRRVLIVGGGIGFALALALVGGAQSFIALLIGFVLLNPSSGAFVSLSQAALMDLHPARREPMMARWTVAGSLGVLGGSLALSAVAALRGDWRLLYFAFAMATLGMVAVLWPQRALRGGTGGEPSGSLRDGLRALRTAVRDRRVLRWLACLELADLMGDTLLGFTALYFVDVAGVDEAQGALAVTVLTGEWLAGNVALIPLLERVRGLTYLRASVPLTLVLYAAWLAAPEIWLKYVLLGAVGLAASGWYAVIKANLYGVLPERSGLAMALAALSGVLAGLVPGVLGWVAEQYGLPWAMALLALGPLGLLMLLPRGESAAGGTNDGIISRGG
- a CDS encoding DsbA family protein — translated: MERLKQARDVRVRWMSYELRPEREYTPEEQQAMAAYKQKVAAGWPRVVAMAETYGLKFGARNANSKSRLALEAAKFAEDAGRDAEYVPLLFSAHFVEGRDLSDRAVLVELAQAAGMDGAALDQALRARDYKTRVEQELALGFMYRLSGVPAFIIGSKYLVTGAQPLELLTQVVDKCIAEGATV
- a CDS encoding D-cysteine desulfhydrase family protein, with the protein product MIEKMPRARIAHLPTPLDEASRLSAALGGPRILIKRDDMTGLAFGGNKTRKLEYLIGDALQKGADSVYTAGAPQSNHCRQTAAAARKAGLRCVLFFMPGHHDEPQGNVLLDYLLKAEIVHSEAESADAVLAEMNALAEKERQQGRKPYIVPVGGSNGVGTLGYVSLVLELANQLFERGISVDRVYFSSGSGGTQGGLLLGKRLYHAPYRLIGVSPGRDAAGVTENVVRTANEGAQVLGAPTKFSAADVEVYDQFTGPAYGVPTPESQEAIRLFAETEGVILDPVYTAKAAAGMIHDIRSGKIGKDETVMFIHTGGMPALFAYHAETMSALRAG
- a CDS encoding nuclear transport factor 2 family protein, with translation MPMDDRAAIAETNRNFYRALRGQDMRMLDQVWLHADWVACVHPGAAQVTGWQAVRDSWVRILTRGPLPVLPTQVMIHVERDLAWVTCVENITMPGEPLWQTAAMQATNLFQRNGDEWRMIHHHASPLPNADEAAGRSMN